Proteins encoded within one genomic window of Granulicella pectinivorans:
- a CDS encoding ABC transporter substrate-binding protein gives MKSLSTLLLLFALIPLPCVASRVVTDETGRRVTVPDHPHRIICLVPSITDDVFSLGAGDDVVAVSDYVRFPAEAQKKPSVGSIMAPSIETIASLHPDLILGIPKANPQASLDQMQAMGIPVFLVDPHGLAGIFRSITSLGIALNRESQATALTTRLQQRIDAVRASVRGKPAVAVLMPVWYDPVITIGKGAFITEIIEAAGGRSITADIPQEWPHISMETVIARAPEALLLVRDGKTNFDVLKDKPGWENLTAVKQRRAYYVDRRIDFPSPVAIDALEDLAKQFHP, from the coding sequence GTGAAATCTCTCTCGACCCTCCTGCTTCTCTTCGCGCTCATCCCTTTGCCATGTGTTGCCAGCCGTGTCGTTACGGATGAGACCGGTCGCCGCGTCACCGTGCCGGACCATCCGCATCGCATCATCTGCCTGGTCCCCAGCATCACGGACGATGTCTTTTCCCTCGGCGCCGGCGACGATGTCGTAGCCGTCTCGGACTACGTCCGCTTTCCCGCCGAAGCCCAGAAGAAGCCCAGCGTAGGCTCCATCATGGCGCCTTCCATCGAGACCATCGCCTCGCTGCATCCCGATCTGATTCTCGGAATCCCCAAGGCCAATCCCCAGGCCTCACTCGATCAGATGCAGGCCATGGGCATCCCCGTGTTTCTCGTCGACCCTCACGGGCTTGCCGGTATCTTTCGCTCCATCACATCGCTCGGCATCGCCCTCAACCGCGAATCCCAGGCAACGGCTCTCACAACGCGCCTGCAACAGCGTATCGATGCCGTACGCGCAAGTGTCCGTGGAAAGCCTGCCGTGGCGGTCCTGATGCCGGTCTGGTACGACCCCGTCATCACCATCGGCAAGGGAGCATTCATCACGGAGATCATCGAAGCAGCGGGCGGCCGCTCCATCACCGCCGACATCCCGCAGGAGTGGCCGCACATCAGCATGGAAACGGTCATCGCGCGCGCGCCGGAAGCGCTTCTTCTGGTGCGCGATGGCAAAACCAACTTCGATGTGCTCAAGGACAAGCCAGGATGGGAGAATCTGACCGCCGTCAAACAACGGCGCGCCTACTACGTGGATCGCCGCATCGACTTTCCAAGTCCCGTTGCGATCGACGCACTGGAGGATCTGGCCAAACAATTTCATCCGTAG
- a CDS encoding FecCD family ABC transporter permease — protein sequence MEAEVTRVAITPLSSVQHGRSARGVPPVQQDKGRAVHLPFILVALAILLGAEILICTTYGAVHIPLHALWHTQSLTETQHIILFTIRLPRVLASAVVGAALAVSGLMFQGLFRNPMADPYIIGSSGGAVVGGCIGILFLSQLTIFGFSATALLAFLGSVLTMGVVYSLARARGRTNVVTLLLAGFAMSTMLSNSTYVFEIFDPNPASGTRALNAWLHGIIGIPHWSQLGVTTGILVFSMFAAYPLMRQLNTLSLGDEYAHHLGIRVEYTRLCIILVASLLTAAAVSLGGLISFAGLIVPHVARLFLGPDHVRLLPVTALAGAIFLVLTDTFARTLFAPTELPVGVLMVFLGGPFFLYLLRKSKREYVL from the coding sequence GTGGAAGCTGAAGTAACCAGGGTCGCGATCACCCCCTTGAGCTCCGTCCAGCATGGACGGAGCGCAAGGGGCGTGCCGCCAGTACAGCAGGACAAGGGCAGGGCAGTGCATCTGCCCTTCATCCTCGTTGCGCTCGCGATCCTTCTCGGTGCGGAGATCCTCATCTGCACCACCTATGGCGCCGTGCATATTCCTCTGCATGCGCTCTGGCATACCCAGTCCTTGACTGAAACCCAGCACATCATCCTCTTCACAATCCGTCTTCCTCGCGTCCTTGCCTCGGCAGTTGTGGGAGCAGCGCTCGCTGTCTCAGGTCTCATGTTCCAGGGGCTGTTTCGCAATCCCATGGCCGACCCCTACATCATCGGTTCATCCGGCGGAGCCGTCGTCGGCGGATGCATCGGCATCCTCTTCCTCTCGCAACTGACGATCTTTGGCTTCTCCGCCACGGCCCTGCTGGCCTTCCTCGGCTCCGTGCTCACCATGGGAGTCGTGTACTCCCTGGCCCGCGCGCGCGGACGCACGAATGTGGTCACGCTCCTCTTGGCCGGCTTCGCCATGAGCACCATGCTTTCGAACTCTACCTACGTCTTCGAGATCTTCGACCCCAACCCAGCATCGGGTACACGCGCGTTGAATGCATGGCTCCATGGCATCATCGGCATCCCGCACTGGTCGCAGTTAGGTGTAACCACCGGCATCTTGGTCTTCTCGATGTTCGCCGCCTACCCGCTCATGCGGCAACTCAACACCCTCTCGCTCGGAGACGAGTACGCCCACCACCTCGGCATCCGCGTCGAATACACACGCCTCTGCATCATCCTCGTGGCCTCGCTCCTTACGGCAGCGGCAGTGTCGCTTGGCGGCCTCATCAGCTTCGCCGGCCTCATCGTTCCACACGTGGCAAGGCTGTTCCTGGGACCGGACCACGTCCGCCTGCTTCCCGTCACCGCGCTAGCCGGAGCCATCTTCCTCGTCTTGACCGACACCTTCGCACGCACCCTCTTCGCGCCCACTGAGCTTCCCGTCGGCGTGCTCATGGTCTTCCTCGGCGGCCCATTCTTCCTCTATCTTCTCCGTAAGAGCAAGCGGGAGTACGTCCTATGA
- a CDS encoding glycerate kinase type-2 family protein, which translates to MNHDAAAIFHTTLATLDVGEAVRDALSVSADALTVTGRTLRVAELDHIVVLSIGKAGATMFEAAREALAPTLLPIQALVVTPEATLPTSAGVTVLHGAHPSPDKVSRQAAEAALALLRTADARTLVLFLISGGASSMFELPLDPTIRIDDVADFYKALVASGLPIEKINIIRKHFSAVKGGRLAVAAAGAAAQVTLLVSDVPAHALNAVASGPSMPDPSTLADARALLGGLSSPLPDAVAACFADPALPETPKDTDGVFARATFEAILSSEQLAARAADAARALGYTVLFDSSCDDHPYRHAADYLLGRATEHALQYEKACLISVGEVVVTVDGPAGRGGRNQQFALYCAGELARRALPLTLLSAGSDGIDGHSPAAGAVVDRTTWQRAAAAGFDPVLALRSFDAYPLFDALGDTLMTGPTGNNLRDLRVFLSDRNVG; encoded by the coding sequence ATGAATCATGACGCTGCCGCCATCTTCCACACCACGCTTGCGACCCTTGATGTCGGGGAAGCGGTTCGAGACGCACTCTCGGTAAGCGCCGATGCGTTGACCGTCACAGGCCGCACTCTTCGGGTTGCCGAGCTGGACCACATTGTGGTCCTCTCGATCGGGAAGGCCGGGGCAACGATGTTCGAGGCGGCTCGCGAGGCACTCGCACCCACGCTGCTGCCGATTCAGGCGCTGGTCGTCACGCCGGAGGCGACACTTCCCACCTCTGCGGGGGTCACCGTCCTGCATGGGGCGCACCCTTCGCCGGATAAGGTCTCCCGGCAGGCGGCCGAGGCTGCTCTGGCTCTGCTCCGCACGGCTGATGCCAGGACGCTTGTCCTGTTTCTCATCAGCGGGGGTGCCTCCTCGATGTTTGAATTGCCGCTCGATCCCACGATCCGCATCGATGACGTCGCCGACTTTTACAAGGCGTTGGTGGCCTCTGGCCTGCCCATCGAGAAGATCAACATCATCCGGAAACATTTCTCGGCGGTCAAGGGAGGGCGGCTCGCCGTAGCTGCGGCAGGTGCGGCCGCGCAGGTCACTCTACTCGTCTCCGATGTGCCCGCGCATGCGCTGAACGCGGTCGCCTCCGGGCCGTCGATGCCGGATCCGTCGACGCTGGCGGACGCGCGTGCTCTTCTCGGAGGACTGTCTTCGCCTCTCCCTGATGCCGTTGCGGCGTGCTTCGCCGATCCTGCTCTTCCCGAGACGCCCAAAGATACGGACGGCGTCTTCGCCAGAGCCACCTTCGAGGCCATCCTTTCGAGCGAGCAACTGGCGGCACGCGCCGCGGACGCCGCACGCGCGCTCGGCTACACCGTGCTCTTCGATTCTTCGTGTGACGACCATCCCTATCGGCACGCGGCAGACTATCTGCTCGGACGGGCGACGGAACACGCGTTGCAATATGAGAAAGCCTGCCTGATCTCTGTGGGTGAGGTAGTGGTCACGGTGGACGGCCCAGCCGGCCGGGGGGGACGGAACCAGCAATTTGCGCTGTATTGTGCCGGAGAGCTGGCTCGCCGTGCGCTCCCCTTGACGCTCCTCAGCGCCGGGTCCGATGGCATCGACGGCCATAGTCCCGCGGCCGGAGCCGTCGTCGACCGTACGACGTGGCAGCGCGCCGCAGCCGCAGGTTTCGATCCTGTTCTGGCGCTCAGAAGCTTCGATGCCTACCCCCTTTTCGACGCATTGGGCGACACGCTGATGACCGGTCCCACTGGGAACAATCTTCGCGACCTGCGCGTCTTTCTGAGTGACCGCAATGTGGGGTAA
- a CDS encoding cobyrinate a,c-diamide synthase yields the protein MTGFLIAGTSSGVGKTTVTLALIAAFRKRGLIVQPFKGGPDFLDTGHQTLASGRPSRNLDTWMLDHESNRAVFASASQGADAVIVEGMMGLFDGKDGASDAGSSAEIARLLQLPVVLVLDAGKSARSIAAVVLGFELFDPQLNIAGVILNRVASDRHFHMLKAAIHSRCATPLLGWLPREPAIAIAERHLGLQTAEEQSAAHNAQRLDTLAQLAETHLDLDALLTLQCGMQFEAFASTPAPAAQVRIGVARDEAFSFYYEDNFDLLRQAGAEIVPFSPLHDRALPPNLDALYLGGGYPELHADSLSDNHLMLMAIRAFAATGKPIYAECGGMIYLGESLRLKDGRSISFAGLLPLTFAMTQRLVRFGYVTVELLHDCLLGPAGTTFRGHSFHHSDVTSDVDRSTLSKAYRISYSLASKQELEGFGTADRNVLASYIHIHFRTNGNIAANFVEAAITARTNTMVTA from the coding sequence ATGACGGGATTTCTCATCGCGGGCACGTCGAGCGGCGTCGGCAAGACGACCGTGACCCTCGCTCTCATCGCCGCCTTTAGAAAACGTGGACTCATCGTGCAGCCCTTCAAGGGCGGCCCGGACTTCCTCGACACCGGCCATCAGACCCTGGCCTCCGGCCGGCCCTCCCGCAATCTAGACACCTGGATGCTCGACCACGAGAGCAACCGCGCAGTCTTCGCCTCGGCCTCCCAAGGCGCGGATGCAGTGATCGTCGAAGGCATGATGGGCCTCTTCGACGGCAAGGACGGAGCCTCAGACGCAGGCAGCAGCGCGGAGATCGCACGCCTCCTTCAACTCCCCGTCGTCCTCGTCCTGGACGCCGGAAAGAGCGCGCGCAGCATCGCCGCCGTCGTCCTCGGCTTCGAACTCTTCGATCCGCAACTCAACATCGCCGGCGTCATCCTGAACCGCGTAGCGAGCGACCGTCACTTCCACATGTTGAAGGCGGCCATTCACTCTCGCTGCGCCACGCCTCTGCTCGGATGGCTTCCACGCGAACCGGCCATCGCCATTGCGGAACGCCATCTCGGATTGCAGACAGCGGAAGAGCAGTCCGCCGCGCACAACGCGCAACGGCTGGACACGCTGGCGCAGTTGGCCGAAACCCACCTCGATCTCGATGCTCTGCTCACCCTGCAGTGCGGCATGCAATTCGAAGCATTCGCTTCGACGCCCGCCCCCGCCGCGCAAGTCCGTATCGGAGTAGCCCGCGATGAGGCCTTCAGCTTCTACTACGAGGACAACTTCGATCTCCTCCGCCAAGCCGGAGCGGAGATTGTTCCCTTCAGCCCACTCCACGATCGAGCCCTTCCACCCAACCTCGACGCCCTGTACCTCGGTGGCGGCTATCCGGAGCTGCACGCAGACTCCCTCAGCGACAATCACTTAATGTTGATGGCGATCCGTGCATTTGCCGCCACAGGCAAACCCATCTACGCGGAGTGCGGCGGCATGATCTATCTTGGCGAATCGTTGCGTCTGAAAGACGGTCGTTCTATCTCCTTCGCGGGCTTGCTTCCCCTCACCTTTGCGATGACCCAACGTCTCGTCCGTTTCGGCTACGTCACCGTCGAGTTGCTCCACGATTGCCTCTTGGGGCCTGCCGGAACGACTTTTCGCGGCCATAGCTTCCATCACTCCGACGTCACGTCCGACGTCGATCGTTCGACGCTGTCGAAGGCCTACCGCATCTCCTACTCTCTTGCGAGCAAACAGGAGCTGGAAGGCTTTGGCACCGCAGACCGCAACGTCCTCGCAAGTTACATCCACATCCACTTCCGCACCAACGGCAACATCGCGGCAAACTTCGTTGAAGCCGCCATAACCGCTCGAACCAACACGATGGTGACCGCGTGA
- a CDS encoding helix-turn-helix domain-containing protein: protein MGREAKEGWPLNSLYADLLGMRLSAYLMGRYAATSIASPPFKGGLPVIQLRRAMEYLTENLHRDVRLDEVAQQLGISAFHFAHLFKGSLGQSPYQYLQDQRIARARQLLSGSALSVEEIALSTGWNSSVNFVRAFRQRVGRSPGAWRKDHGHSSSPLD, encoded by the coding sequence ATGGGACGCGAGGCCAAGGAGGGCTGGCCGCTCAATAGCCTCTATGCCGATCTTCTGGGCATGAGGCTTTCCGCATACCTTATGGGCCGGTACGCCGCGACGTCCATTGCCAGTCCCCCTTTCAAAGGGGGTCTGCCTGTGATCCAACTGCGGCGGGCGATGGAATATCTCACGGAAAATCTCCATCGCGACGTTCGGCTCGATGAGGTCGCCCAGCAACTCGGAATCAGCGCTTTTCACTTCGCTCACCTGTTCAAAGGGAGCCTTGGACAGTCGCCCTACCAATATCTGCAGGACCAGCGCATCGCGCGCGCCAGACAGCTTCTATCCGGCTCTGCTCTTTCGGTGGAAGAGATCGCCCTTTCGACGGGCTGGAACTCTTCCGTGAACTTCGTGCGAGCCTTCCGGCAGAGGGTGGGCCGGAGTCCGGGCGCGTGGAGAAAAGACCACGGCCATTCCAGCAGCCCTTTGGACTAG
- a CDS encoding cob(I)yrinic acid a,c-diamide adenosyltransferase codes for MSISTKRGDGGQTGLAGGIRVSKADLRVESYGTVDELNTVLGFARSICSDAEIAAWTETIQRTLFRLGSALATPPESKKTPPIISTEDVDFLTNLVHQIEATEGILGDWSLPGAHRESAAYEIARAVCRRAERCAVRFVESGGVVAPEVLMYLNRLSDLIWLFGRLIEFKAGVDARLRPEEKAGPRWSRAW; via the coding sequence ATGAGCATTTCAACGAAACGAGGCGATGGCGGACAAACAGGGCTGGCGGGCGGCATTCGCGTCTCAAAGGCTGATCTCCGCGTCGAATCCTACGGCACCGTCGATGAACTCAACACCGTCCTCGGATTCGCCCGCAGCATCTGCAGCGACGCCGAGATCGCAGCCTGGACCGAAACCATCCAGCGGACCCTCTTCCGCCTCGGCTCCGCACTCGCCACACCACCCGAGAGCAAGAAGACGCCTCCCATCATCTCCACCGAAGACGTGGATTTCCTCACCAACCTCGTCCACCAGATCGAGGCGACCGAAGGCATCCTCGGAGACTGGTCCCTCCCAGGAGCACATCGCGAATCCGCCGCCTACGAGATCGCGCGTGCCGTCTGCCGCCGCGCCGAGCGGTGCGCCGTCCGCTTCGTGGAGAGCGGTGGCGTCGTGGCACCCGAGGTGTTGATGTACCTCAATCGCCTCTCCGATCTCATCTGGCTCTTCGGTCGCCTCATCGAGTTCAAAGCCGGCGTGGATGCCCGTCTCCGCCCTGAAGAAAAAGCCGGACCGCGCTGGTCGAGGGCCTGGTAA
- a CDS encoding TonB-dependent receptor gives MRGTVYGVIKDPLGALVANAKVELLNNKHVVVAETIAGPDGSFRLSVPTSGRYGLRSSATTFAPTLTPSLFLSAKESTKFDITLSTPTLTQQVTVLATGTPTPLAQIAAPITVLTSSQFPHANDIQEPLRYVPGAQVTQTGQAGGTTGLSLRGGATNTSKVLIDGVPVNDIGGATEFANIATTGIGRLEVLRAPNSALYGSDALAGVVQLTSKRGTTPLPQLDYSAEGGNFSSYRQEAALSGAAHALDYFADFGRQDTHNSIPGNAFHNATFAGNAGYQLNATTDVRFTYRHLAASGGKPNAYLLYGIADAAGSKEQDQVVSGVLNQQTTPRWHNLLRYGSLRLNYEYSDYAPTGIPLLNSNGTVKYYLGAPVTIRGANGYSVSGQAIFQRPTTTFPNFSTNHTSRDFVYAQSDFRLDAHTLFLGGFKYEAERGSSASTGSPTGYADRGNYSYVMEVQGDIRNRAYYTVGTGLEKNGVYGFAATPRASLGYYLVRPGGDAFLSGTKLHANFAKGIKEPSLYQQNNSLLALLAASAATSPLITQFNIGTVGPETSRSYDGGLDQEFARGRVRLGLTYFHNEYGNTLEFLSQTALISFGVPAAALPNVSGAYVNSLSYRAQGLETEIEAKLGKHLLARGGYTLLDAKVQNSFASSALKPVFNTAYNFGAIPIGASGPLKNNRPFRRARNSGYFGLQYTQSRFTAALNGTLVGYRDDSDFLSTDPNGKTSLLLPNQNLDGRYQRLEFTGDYHVTHRLTAYAEIQNLLSERYSEAFGYPALPLNFRAGFRVSIGGESWKLK, from the coding sequence ATGCGCGGTACCGTATACGGCGTCATCAAAGACCCATTGGGAGCGCTCGTGGCCAACGCCAAAGTGGAGCTGCTGAACAACAAACACGTCGTCGTCGCCGAGACCATCGCAGGCCCCGACGGTAGCTTCCGCCTGTCCGTTCCAACGTCCGGCCGCTACGGACTGCGCTCCAGCGCCACGACCTTCGCCCCCACCCTGACGCCCTCGCTCTTCCTCTCCGCAAAGGAATCGACGAAATTCGACATCACGCTCTCGACCCCCACGCTGACCCAGCAGGTCACCGTACTCGCAACGGGCACCCCCACACCACTGGCGCAGATCGCCGCCCCCATCACAGTGCTGACCTCCAGTCAGTTTCCGCATGCGAACGATATCCAGGAGCCTCTTCGCTATGTGCCCGGGGCGCAGGTCACCCAGACCGGACAAGCCGGCGGCACCACCGGTCTGTCGCTGCGCGGTGGCGCAACCAACACGTCGAAGGTCTTGATCGACGGCGTTCCTGTCAACGACATCGGCGGAGCAACCGAGTTCGCGAACATCGCTACCACCGGCATCGGACGTCTCGAAGTCCTGCGCGCCCCCAATAGCGCGCTCTACGGCTCCGACGCACTCGCCGGTGTCGTGCAACTGACCAGCAAGCGCGGAACCACACCTCTGCCGCAGCTTGACTACTCCGCCGAAGGCGGCAACTTCAGCTCCTATCGACAGGAAGCAGCACTCAGCGGAGCCGCTCACGCTCTTGATTATTTCGCCGACTTCGGCCGCCAGGACACCCACAACTCCATCCCCGGCAACGCCTTCCACAATGCCACCTTCGCCGGGAATGCAGGCTACCAGCTCAACGCAACCACCGATGTTCGCTTCACCTACCGGCATCTCGCTGCCTCCGGCGGCAAGCCCAATGCCTATCTGCTCTACGGCATCGCCGACGCGGCAGGATCGAAGGAGCAGGACCAGGTGGTCAGCGGAGTGCTCAACCAGCAGACGACCCCACGCTGGCACAACCTCCTGCGCTACGGCTCATTGCGTCTGAACTACGAGTACTCCGACTACGCGCCCACCGGCATTCCTCTCCTCAACTCCAACGGAACCGTGAAGTATTATCTCGGTGCGCCAGTCACCATCCGTGGCGCGAACGGCTACTCCGTCAGCGGTCAGGCCATCTTCCAGCGACCCACCACAACCTTCCCCAACTTCTCCACCAACCACACCAGCCGCGACTTCGTGTACGCGCAGTCGGACTTCCGCCTCGATGCCCACACGCTCTTCCTCGGTGGCTTCAAATATGAAGCGGAACGTGGCTCAAGCGCATCCACCGGCAGCCCCACCGGGTACGCTGACCGTGGCAACTACAGCTACGTCATGGAAGTGCAAGGTGACATCCGCAACCGTGCGTACTACACAGTCGGCACCGGCCTTGAGAAAAATGGCGTATATGGCTTCGCGGCAACCCCGCGCGCATCGCTCGGCTACTATCTGGTGCGGCCCGGCGGCGACGCCTTCCTCTCCGGCACCAAGCTCCACGCCAACTTCGCCAAGGGTATCAAGGAGCCAAGCCTGTACCAGCAGAACAATTCCTTGTTGGCTCTGCTCGCCGCGAGCGCCGCAACCAGCCCCTTGATCACGCAGTTCAACATCGGAACCGTAGGCCCTGAGACATCGCGCTCCTACGACGGTGGCCTCGATCAGGAGTTCGCACGCGGCCGCGTCCGCCTCGGTCTCACCTACTTCCACAACGAATACGGCAATACCCTTGAGTTCCTCTCGCAGACTGCACTCATCAGCTTCGGCGTTCCAGCCGCGGCATTGCCGAACGTGTCCGGAGCCTATGTCAACTCGCTCTCCTATCGCGCCCAGGGCCTCGAAACCGAGATCGAGGCAAAGCTGGGCAAGCACCTCCTCGCCCGCGGAGGCTATACCCTCCTCGACGCCAAGGTGCAGAACTCGTTCGCCAGCAGCGCTCTCAAGCCGGTATTCAACACCGCCTATAACTTCGGCGCGATCCCCATCGGCGCCTCGGGTCCGCTTAAGAACAACCGCCCCTTCCGCCGTGCTCGAAACTCCGGATACTTCGGCCTGCAGTACACGCAGTCGCGCTTCACCGCCGCGCTCAACGGAACGCTCGTTGGCTACCGAGACGACAGCGACTTCCTCTCCACCGACCCCAACGGCAAGACCTCTCTGCTCCTGCCGAACCAGAACCTCGATGGCAGATACCAGCGCCTCGAGTTCACCGGCGACTACCACGTCACGCACCGCCTCACCGCCTACGCTGAGATCCAGAACCTCCTCAGCGAGCGTTACAGCGAGGCCTTCGGATATCCGGCTCTCCCGCTCAACTTCCGCGCGGGCTTCCGTGTCTCGATTGGAGGAGAGTCGTGGAAGCTGAAGTAA
- the bluB gene encoding 5,6-dimethylbenzimidazole synthase, translating into MASAYTPEEREAVYRSISERRDVRRGFLPTPLPQELLDRLLAAAHSAPSVGLMQPTRFIVVRSIETRTKVHHAFVEANQQASQIYTGARLDAYSALKLEGILEAPQNLCIVCEAQSTQGHGLGRQSMPETAVYSTVCAIQNLWLAARAEGVGVGWVSIVSPDALRSILTIPAELMLVAYLCLGYVDGFGNAPELERQGWERRKALADVVSYERYQAREQP; encoded by the coding sequence ATGGCATCGGCCTACACGCCCGAGGAGCGCGAAGCGGTCTACCGCTCCATCTCCGAGCGGCGTGATGTCCGTCGCGGCTTCCTGCCCACTCCTCTTCCGCAGGAACTCCTCGATCGCCTCCTCGCCGCGGCGCACAGCGCCCCTTCCGTCGGTCTCATGCAGCCCACCCGCTTCATCGTGGTGCGGTCCATCGAAACACGCACGAAGGTCCATCATGCCTTCGTCGAGGCAAACCAACAGGCCTCGCAGATCTATACCGGCGCGCGTCTCGACGCCTATTCTGCCTTGAAACTCGAAGGTATCCTCGAAGCCCCGCAAAACCTATGCATCGTCTGCGAAGCGCAAAGCACGCAGGGGCACGGCCTCGGCCGACAGAGCATGCCGGAGACGGCCGTCTATTCAACCGTCTGTGCCATCCAGAATCTCTGGCTCGCCGCACGTGCGGAAGGCGTCGGGGTCGGATGGGTCAGTATCGTCTCGCCCGATGCCTTGCGTTCCATCCTCACCATCCCCGCTGAACTCATGCTTGTCGCCTACCTCTGTCTCGGCTATGTCGACGGCTTCGGCAACGCGCCGGAGCTCGAGCGACAGGGCTGGGAGCGACGCAAGGCGCTCGCCGACGTCGTCTCCTACGAGCGATACCAGGCCCGGGAGCAGCCATGA
- a CDS encoding ABC transporter ATP-binding protein, with translation MTPIMSVDAVSFNYAGRSILDHLSFTLTERTSAALIGPNGVGKTTLLRILAGTLLPTSGSVRLDGVPIASYAAKARAQRIAMVPQQLDVPFAFTVEQVVEQGRTPYLGRLRGFTMTDRKAVDRALSLADVSGLRNRIFNELSGGERQRVKVALGLAQEPRLLLLDEPTQNLDIGRQVELIDLLHQLNAEGITVFASIHDLHLVTHNFSHVLLMAPDCKVTQGAPADVMTPRHLSEAFDCDPARHPLLMGAAR, from the coding sequence ATGACTCCCATCATGTCGGTCGACGCCGTCAGCTTCAACTACGCCGGACGCAGCATCCTCGATCATCTCTCGTTCACGCTCACGGAACGCACGAGCGCAGCCTTGATCGGACCGAACGGTGTCGGAAAGACCACGCTCCTCCGCATCCTTGCAGGCACGCTGCTTCCAACATCAGGCAGCGTACGGCTCGATGGAGTCCCTATCGCCTCCTATGCCGCGAAAGCTCGCGCGCAACGCATCGCCATGGTGCCGCAGCAACTCGACGTCCCCTTCGCCTTCACCGTGGAGCAGGTCGTCGAGCAGGGTCGTACGCCATATCTGGGCCGTCTGCGTGGATTCACCATGACCGATCGCAAGGCCGTAGACCGTGCCCTGTCGCTCGCGGATGTTTCCGGCCTGCGCAACCGCATCTTCAACGAACTTAGCGGCGGCGAGCGCCAGCGAGTCAAGGTAGCCCTTGGCCTCGCGCAGGAGCCGCGTCTTCTTCTCCTCGACGAGCCAACCCAAAACCTCGACATCGGGCGCCAGGTAGAACTCATCGATCTGCTCCACCAGCTCAACGCCGAAGGCATTACCGTCTTCGCATCCATCCATGATCTCCACCTCGTCACGCACAACTTTTCGCACGTCCTCCTGATGGCGCCGGACTGCAAGGTAACGCAAGGCGCTCCTGCTGACGTGATGACACCGCGGCATCTGTCTGAGGCCTTCGACTGCGATCCCGCCCGTCATCCTCTGCTGATGGGAGCTGCCCGATGA